One Thamnophis elegans isolate rThaEle1 chromosome 2, rThaEle1.pri, whole genome shotgun sequence genomic window, GTGGGaaatcaaggaatacctgtattcaGATTTGGACAAAGGCTGGGAAAGAGCCTGTATATTTTTTTCAGCAAGCTTCTATATTTTACCTAGTCACCCAAGCAGGAAACACAGCTGGTTGTTTGACAGTATATGACACAGTAAGGAAAATACTAAGGTAGCCATGCCTACATCCTGTTGCAATGAATTTTTAGCAAGCTTGCTATGGTTTCCATATCACCCTTTCCCACACGTGTCCTTTATTTCAGTGCAAACACCTTAAGTAGAAActggagaaggattttttttctgcctcctATCTGAAGATGGTGCTCAATCAGGCAACACCTGTGCCTAGAAAGCGGATAATACCTGTGGTTGAGCTTAAAGGGGTTAAAACCATCGAGTACTGTGTTGCTAGAAAGGTTGGAAAGCGACGGGAAGCgtagaagaaagaaagtccagttgccttttgaaaaaagcacctttgggacagctgaacttcctcttccggatcaCTCATGGGAGGAGAGTGGTGTGCAGAGCGGGTTTTTTGCTCTTCTCATGatcgaagcagcagctggaaggtgagtccGGGAGTAAGTCGGGCTGTTTGGTTTCCTCCACGGCCTGGAAGCaaagaagcaactgggctgaagcatctcagctgctgctgcaggttccccccctccccaaatttaaGTCCACTGGTGCTGcacgctgtgaaactggtggctgcaATTTCCCTTCTGATGGGAAGATTGAAAAAGTCTCCTTCCAGTGAAGGTTGATTCTTCGGGAATGGCTTCCCcacagaggttgtgggtgctcccatcacCGGAGGGTTTGtgacagagctgggagggaccttgcggGTCTTCTATTCCGacgccctgatcaagcaggaggcccaatatcatttcagacaaacgtctctgtttaaaagccaccagtgatagagcatccacaacttctgaagtgtcaggaaatttctccttagttctaggctgcttctctccttgatgagtgtcCATGCAGGTCCTTGTCCTGCctccaggggctttggagaataggatgacacccctccctcttttgtggcaactcaagtattggaagatggctatcatgtcacccctagtttccCACAGTCCttgcattattttctctttttgatccatgaaattttgcttaggctctgaatttgttaaaatcagctcttctaAAGTTTAAGACACTTGTTGGGTTatattctattgcttgtgtttgcattatattgaattccagtaaGACGTGGTCACTCGCCCAAGATTCCGACAACTTCAACTCCTTCTATCGCTTccctattagtaagaattaggtcAAGTATAGTTTTTCCACTAGTTCACTCCTCTATCTTTgggatgacaaagttgtcagctaagTTGGTTACGATCTATTCAATCTTCTGCTTGCTGTAcactttgtctcccagttgatatcagggtagCTAAAGTCTTCCATTATATCTTGATGTTGCCCTCTTGATATAGTTTGTAATCCACATATGTATTGAGAATGAGAGATGAATAACATTTACAAGTTTTTTAACTTCCATGTCTTGCCAATAAGTATGGTATTTCCTGTCCCATCCATGTATTAATCGGATTCAATTGTGCTTAATCCAGCACTTTCTAAAAAATAGCTATTGGCATCTTtgttgcacaggtagtcctcacttaccactTCCTTCCTGAGCCTTCAAAGTTACACACTAGAAGCAGATGTGCACCTGGTCCACAAAATTTGTGGTAATCCTAGCACTTGTTCCGTGACCGCACTTTAGTAGTGACTCTGGTTTTGAAGGTGCAGGAGAAGGAATTGCACCAATTTGGGTTCTGCCGATAGTTGCACATTTATGATGGCGGCGGCATCCCACACTCATGATCCCcagttgtgaccttcccagctagcttctgacaagcaaaatcagtggatatactggcaggaagttgcaagtcacaGTCATATGAAATTGCCTTTAACAACCCACAGTAATTAGCTTAGCAACTACAGAGGAGCAGATATAAGTTGGCACTGTCATGTGACAAGATGCTTAATGATTGAGCTGCTTAGTGACGCAAATATCAGTTCCAATTGCGGgaggttaagtgaggactacttgaacAAGGATGTCACAAGAGGGGTTGTAGACAGTATTTTCTGCCCTTATTTGCAGCTGAGGACTTCCATGAACAAAAGTGGTGTATACTTCTTTTTTCACTTCATCTCTAACCATTTTATAAACAAAGTTACACTTTTCTTTGCATCTTACAGATGACCAGGATGGCAATAAGAGCACTCTGGACAAGTGTAAATAACGATCAGTGTTGATAAGGGAAGAAAATCAagccagaaatcaaaatattttccatttcctgcagAAAACCATACAAATCTGCTCTTCCTCCAGCAGCtaacaaaagagagaaaattgagaaagaataagcagatcatgcagaattaaaggaTAAATTGAATGAGAGGTGAATGTAGATTTTATATCATTCAGCAAAAGAGGGATATATGTGGAAGTCCGTGGGGAGGAAGGCAGACAGTAATGCAGGCCTCTCTCTGTGAGGAAGAAGATGACTTAAATGAAGCACCACTAAACAAGACATTGTCCATAATTTTGACCTCCTCAAATATATCAGCTTTGAAAAAGCTCCATAGATTTGCCTATTGTGGGAAAAGCACAGATTGCAAATCACAACTGATTATGTACTAGAGGGGCCAGAAAGGAGAAAATCCATACAAATTACCTGAATGTGGCAAAAACTATGGTCACAACAGCTCCCTTGTGGTTCATGGAAGTCTCACCACACAAGAGGGAAGTGCTCCCAATGTAAATGTTTTAGTGAGCATGGCAACATGGTGCTACATCAGATAACTCACAGGAGGGAGAAAACGTATGACTGCAGATTGTGAGAAAGTTACATTAGAAATTCTCAGGTCTTGAGACACTAAAGGATACACACACAGGAATAAAACCATTTGGACATCCtttctgtgggaaaagtttcagtgagaATTCCACCCTAGTGAAGCACCCAAGACCACAAAAgtgaaaccatttgaatgtcatGATTGTGGGGAAAAATTTAGTCACAATTTTAGTCTGGTGACACATCAGTAGATTGACTCCAGGGAGAAACTGTATGAgtatccagattgtgggaaaaacAACATTAGAAATTTCCATCTGAAGAGACACCAGACAACTCTCACagaagaaaaaccctttgaatgtcctgattatgggaaagtcacaattccagcctggtgatacatCAGAAGACTCACATAGGAGATAAatgctttgaatgtcctgattgttggAAAACTTTCAGTTATGATTCCAATTTGTGAAACACTAGAGGAACCATAAAGGAGAAAAACCCATTCAATGTTCTGACTGTGGGAGAGGTTTCAGTCATAATTCCCATCTGGTAATACATCAGAGGATTACTCCATGGAGAAACTTTATAAGTGtggagattgtgggaaaagtttcattagAAATTCCCACCTCCTGAGACACAAGACTACACACACAGAAGAGAAACTCTTTGAATGTCCGGACTGTGGGAAAAGATTTAGTGAGAGTTTCAGGCTACGGAAACACCagatgactcacacaggagagaagccctttgaatgtcctatctgtgggaaaacctTTAATCAGAATTTCAATCTGGTgacacatcagaggactcacacaggagagaaaccctttgaatgtcatatctgtgggaaaagctttaatcaGAATGTCaatctggtgagacaccagaggactcacacaggagagaaaccctttgaatgtcctatttgtgggaaaggttttagttttaattacagcctggtgacacaccagaggactcacacaggagagaaacccttcaaatgtcctatctgtgggaaaagctttagtgataattccagtcttgtggcacaccagaggactcacaccggagagaaacccttcaaatgtcctgattgtggaaaaggttttagtcTGAGTTCCAGCCTACgaacacaccagaggactcacacaggagagaaaccctttgaatgtcctatctgtgggaaaagctttaatcataattccaatctggtgacacatcagaggactcacacaggagagaagccctttgaatgtcctatctgtgggaaaagctttaatcagaattccattctggtgagacaccagaggactcacacagaagagaaacccttcaaatgtcctatctgtgggaaaagctttagtgataattccagtcttgtgacacaccagaggactcacaccggagagaaacccttcaaatgtcctgattgtggaaaaggttttagtcTGAGTTCCAGCCTACGaccacaccagaggactcacacaggagagaaaccctttgaatgtcctatctgtgggaaaagctttaatcataattccaatctggtgacacatcagaggactcacacaggagagaagccctttgaatgtcctatctgtgggaaaagctttaatcagaattccattctggtgagacaccagaggactcacacagaagagaaacccttcaaatgtcctatctgtgggaaaagctttagtgataattccagtcttgtggcacaccagaggactcacaccggagagaaacccttcaaatgtcctgattgtggaaaaggttttagtcTGAGTTCCAGCCTACgaacacaccagaggactcacacaggagagaaaccctttgaatgtcctatctgtgggaaaagctttaatcataattccaatctggtgacacatcagaggactcacacaggagagaagccctttgaatgtcctatctgtgggaaaagctttaatcagaattccattctggtgagacaccagaggactcacacagaagagaaacccttcaaatgtcctatctgtgggaaaagctttagtgataattccagtcttgtgacacaccagaggactcacaccggagagaaacccttcaaatgtcctgattgtggaaaaggttttagtcTGAGTTCCAGCCTACGaccacaccagaggactcacacaggagagaaaccctttgaatgtcctatctgtgggaaaagctttaatcataattccaatctggtgacacatcagaggactcacacaggagagaagccctttgaatgtcctatctgtgggaaaagctttaatcagaattccattctggtgagacaccagaggactcacacagaagagaaaccctttgaatgtcctatctgtggggaaagttttattaaaaatttggatctggtgagacaccagaggactcacacaggagagaaacctttcaaatgtcctgattgtggaaaaggttttagtgAGAGTTTCAGCCTACGgaaacatcagaggactcacacaggagagaaacccttcaaatgtcctatctgtgggaaaagctttagtgataattccagtcttgtgacacaccagaggactcacaccggagagaaacccttcaaatgtcCTGATCGTGGAAAAGTTTTTAGTGAGAGTTTCAGCCTAcggaaacaccagaggactcacacaggagagaagccctttgaatgtcctatctgtgggaaaacctttaatcagaattccaatctggtgacacatcagaggactcacacaggagagaagccctttgaatgtcctatctgtgggaaaagctttaatcagaattcgcatctggtgatacaccagaggactcacacaggagagaaaccctttgaatgtcctatctgtggggaAAGCTTTATTAAAAATTTGGatttggtgagacaccagaggactcacacaggagagaaacccttcaaatgtcctgattgtgggaaaggttttagtgAGAGTTTCAGCCTAcggaaacaccagaggactcacacaggagagaaacccgtTAAATGtcttatctgtgggaaaagctttaatcaGAATGTCaatctggtgagacaccagaggactcacacaggagagaaaccctttgaatgtcctatttgtgggaaaACCTTTAATCAGAATTCCattctggtgagacaccagaggactcacataggagagaaaccctttgaatgtctttcCTGTAGGAAAGGTTCCTGTGATCATTCCAACCtgttgagacaccagaggactcacacaggagagaaactcaTTGAATGtcttatctgtgggaaaagctttagtgataattccagtcttgtgacacaccagaggactcatacaggagagaaaccctccaaatgtcctgattgtggaaaaggttttagtcAGAGTTCCAGCCTacggacacaccagaggactcacacaggagagaaaccctttgaatgtcctatttgtgggaaaACCTTTAGTCAGAATTTCAATCTGGTGACACACAAGAGGactcacaccggagagaaacccttcaaatgtcctgattgtggaaaaggttttagtcACAGTTCCAGCGTAcagacacaccagaggactcacacaggagagaaaccctttgaatgtcctatctgtggggaAAGCTTTATTACAAATTCCgatctggtgagacaccagaggacttacacaggagagaaaccctttgaatgtctttcCTGTAGGAAAGGTTTCTGTGatcattccagcctggtgaaacaccagaggactcacacaggtgagaaaccatttgaatgtcatatctgtgggaaaagctttagtgataATTCTAATCTAGTGAGACAccaggactcacacaggagagaaacccttcaaatgtcctgattgtgggaaaggttttagtaTGAGTTCCAGCCTAtggacacaccagaggactcacacaggagagaaactcttCGAATGTCcttattgtgggaaaagctttaatcaGAATTGCAATCTGgcgagacaccagaggactcacacaggagagaacccTTTTAATGTCTTTCCTGTAGGAAAGGATTCTGTGATCATTCCAGCCtgatgaaacaccagaggactcacacaggttAGAAACTATTTGAATGTCCTAATTGTGGGGGAGATTTCAGTCAGAATTTCAACCTGGTGGCACACCAGAGGACTCGCACCGTGTAGAAATCTTTGAATTGTCGAGTCTGCGATCATTACTTCAAGCATAAATCATCCCTTATTGCACACAAGGTAATTCATATGAGGAAAGATAGATGAGTTTAGAGAATACTTGAATTTCATTTGTGATCTCCCAGTATACATGAGAAATTGATTGTTTGAATTTTGGCCTGATTAATTTTGCTCAAACATTTCTCATGATTAAATTTGTAAGTGGagttaaaaggaaaaggaaaaatggcTAACTACTAGTTTCTGGTTATCAGCAAAACTTTTGGATATTTCCTTTTCTAAAAGTAGAGGAATTCCTCAAAATGGAATTGTGGGTGGAGCTTTTGTCTGCTGATTATGGAATTTCCATATGTGGAGTTTCAGTCTTCTACCTTGATTTCACCCGATTTTCagccccagaattccacagcccgcATAAAAGTAGTTCTCGAGATATAACTCTTATGTGCCTTGAATTAAGGTTGCAGGTTGCAATGGCTCTTAAGTGAAATTGCTTTCCTTAACTACCCGAATCCCCCTGCTCTCCCTGATGCAGCCATTAATCAAATGTTTGAGTCACTAAGCATAACTCCTTGGAGACCTAGCGCAGGGCTAGGCCTGCCTGCCGTAGGAATCTCtaggccacccccaccctccacgacatccttttgctttgtttcctttgttgcctccacctccgccgctttcctactagctcccgcggcctcaaaagcacggcagaggaggaagggggagggataacgcgggagccagctcaggtgctctgcgtggagggagaggcaccactgccatgggccgggaagccagcgggagctttgctggtgaaagagaagaagcaagaggactggcggctttgaaatgcaaccccctggtcccgccggccgcggatttgattcggcgtaagtgggggacgaacacatgctgagccgactttgcgcagtgaggcggagtaattcaaccccccccaaagaacgtgtgtgtgtgtgtgtgtgtgagagagagagagagagagtgagagagagagagaattggatcaaaattggtggccaaaggagtggagggagggagggagggaaggaaggaagggagggagggaggaaggaagccctgccccctgtgaaaaaaactgaagatggagcagtgaatgaataaaccataaaagcaacaaacagttaatgcgtaagtaagctgaggagcaagttctcaactaaggaagcaatataagaaagaaatataaaaagctcaatatgccaaaacacttattttagtcttcatttaattacttgtattgtagtctgatgtaacgtctttttaaagttaacgttagttagaaaatatagggtacaaaacttaaataataaaaaaattgtacattcattttgaaaaataaatgcaatacttgattaatttcatatctttatttaaaatagttttggcatggcatatgattttattgactcagttggaaatgatgtggatgttgtatctgattctgaggtatatatatttttaagtaacataacatatagcatattgtccaaacttgctagactatttaattgatcttactactttaaagggggagagtttcatgataaattattttattacatttatgttgcatttatatattatatttattacatttatattccacattatatatttgtattgttattttagtgtatattgtcaatttcgatagatattatattgatatatcaatactgattttaatcatactaaataacaattactgctattatttatcagcattacatatttacagtttttaatatcgagttagtcgtattttagaataatagcgttatcttttaataggataattggcaaaatctaattcacatgtgatgggttgcattccaaaggaatgtgagaggacaggttgcctgcaaa contains:
- the LOC116502798 gene encoding LOW QUALITY PROTEIN: zinc finger protein 91-like (The sequence of the model RefSeq protein was modified relative to this genomic sequence to represent the inferred CDS: substituted 1 base at 1 genomic stop codon) gives rise to the protein MEKLYKCGDCGKSFIRNSHLLRHKTTHTEEKLFECPDCGKRFSESFRLRKHQMTHTGEKPFECPICGKTFNQNFNLVTHQRTHTGEKPFECHICGKSFNQNVNLVRHQRTHTGEKPFECPICGKGFSFNYSLVTHQRTHTGEKPFKCPICGKSFSDNSSLVAHQRTHTGEKPFKCPDCGKGFSLSSSLRTHQRTHTGEKPFECPICGKSFNHNSNLVTHQRTHTGEKPFECPICGKSFNQNSILVRHQRTHTEEKPFKCPICGKSFSDNSSLVTHQRTHTGEKPFKCPDCGKGFSLSSSLRPHQRTHTGEKPFECPICGKSFNHNSNLVTHQRTHTGEKPFEXKPFKCPICGKSFSDNSSLVAHQRTHTGEKPFKCPDCGKGFSLSSSLRTHQRTHTGEKPFECPICGKSFNHNSNLVTHQRTHTGEKPFECPICGKSFNQNSILVRHQRTHTEEKPFKCPICGKSFSDNSSLVTHQRTHTGEKPFKCPDCGKGFSLSSSLRPHQRTHTGEKPFECPICGKSFNHNSNLVTHQRTHTGEKPFECPICGKSFNQNSILVRHQRTHTEEKPFECPICGESFIKNLDLVRHQRTHTGEKPFKCPDCGKGFSESFSLRKHQRTHTGEKPFKCPICGKSFSDNSSLVTHQRTHTGEKPFKCPDRGKVFSESFSLRKHQRTHTGEKPFECPICGKTFNQNSNLVTHQRTHTGEKPFECPICGKSFNQNSHLVIHQRTHTGEKPFECPICGESFIKNLDLVRHQRTHTGEKPFKCPDCGKGFSQSSSLRTHQRTHTGEKPFECPICGKTFSQNFNLVTHKRTHTGEKPFKCPDCGKGFSHSSSVQTHQRTHTGEKPFECPICGESFITNSDLVRHQRTYTGEKPFECLSCRKGFCDHSSLVKHQRTHTGEKPFECHICGKSFSDNSNLVRHQDSHRRETLQMS